In a genomic window of Epinephelus lanceolatus isolate andai-2023 chromosome 3, ASM4190304v1, whole genome shotgun sequence:
- the glb1 gene encoding beta-galactosidase, producing MMPLLRFGNILLLLLLLFLCGHSLGAPRTFSVDYQNDCFRKDGEEFRYISGSIHYSRIPKVYWKDRLLKMYMAGLNAIQTYIPWNYHEESPGRYNFSEDRDLEHFLQLAQDIGLMVILRPGPYICAEWDMGGLPAWLLNKKDIVLRSSDPDYIAAVDKWMAKLLPMMKPYLYQNGGPIITVQVENEYGSYFACDYNYLRHLTKLFRSHLGEDVVLFTTDGAGLGYLKCGSIQALYATVDFGPGGNVTAAFAAQRHAEPHGPLVNSEFYTGWLDHWGSPHSVVSSARVAKSLNEILAMGANVNLYMFIGGTNFGYWNGANSPYGPQPTSYDYDAPLTEAGDLTEKYFAIREVIKMYRQIPEGPVPPTTPKYAYGTVVMKQLQTITDALDTLSFSGPVKSVYPQTFTELNQAFGFALYRTTLPVNCSTPTPLSSPLNGVHDRAYVSVDGVPVGILERNKAITVNVTGKAGSQVDILVENMGRINYGKEINDFKGLVSNLTLGKDTLTGWTMYSLSIDEAVSQGLLGETKPTDPPQPAAHALPAFYKGSFIIPDGIPDLPQDTYIKLPKWKKGQVWINSFNLGRYWPTRGPQVTLFVPANILSTAAPNNVTILELEEAPCSSGLCSVEFTDTPILNATVHSGYKWHRRLFAKDDLL from the exons ATGATGCCTCTGCTCAGGTTTGGGaacatcctgctgctgctgctgctgctgttcctgTGTGGACACTCA CTCGGGGCACCTCGTACATTCAGCGTGGACTACCAGAACGACTGCTTTCGGAAAGATGGGGAAGAGTTCCGTTACATATCGGGGAGCATCCATTACAGCCGGATCCCCAAAGTCTACTGGAAGGATCGGCTGCTCAAGATGTACATGGCAGGACTGAACGCCATCCAGAC GTACATTCCCTGGAACTACCATGAGGAGTCTCCAGGTCGGTACAACTTCAGTGAAGACAGGGATTTGGAGCATTTCCTTCAGCTGGCCCAAGACATTGGTTTAATGGTGATCCTTCGTCCTGGACCCTACATATGTGCAGAGTGGGACATG GGTGGGCTGCCCGCCTGGCTTCTCAACAAGAAAGACATTGTGCTGCGGTCTTCAGATCCAG ATTACATCGCAGCAGTAGATAAGTGGATGGCGAAGTTGCTGCCGATGATGAAGCCTTATCTCTACCAGAACGGTGGTCCTATCATCACCGTACAG GTGGAGAATGAATATGGCAGTTATTTCGCCTGTGACTACAACTACCTGCGTCACCTCACCAAGCTGTTCCGGTCTCACCTGGGCGAGGATGTGGTGCTCTTCACCACGGATGGAGCTGGGCTCGGCTACCTCAAGTGTGGCTCGATACAAGCTCTCTACGCCACTGTTGACTTTGGGCCAG GTGGAAATGTAACTGCTGCCTTTGCTGCACAGAGACACGCTGAACCTCATGGACCCCTG GTGAACTCTGAATTTTACACCGGCTGGCTGGACCACTGGGGGTCACCTCACTCTGTCGTGTCGTCTGCCAGAGTGGCCAAGTCCCTCAACGAGATTCTGGCCATGGGAGCAAACGTCAACCT GTACATGTTTATAGGAGGAACAAACTTTGGATACTGGAACG GAGCCAACTCACCGTATGGCCCACAGCCCACGAGCTACGACTACGACGCCCCGCTCACAGAAGCAGGAGACCTCACAGAGAAGTATTTTGCCATTCGAGAGGTGATCAAAATG TACCGTCAGATACCAGAGGGACCAGTACCACCAACAACTCCAAAGTATGCCTATGGAACGGTTGTGATGAAACAG CTCCAGACGATAACAGATGCCTTGGACACACTGTCTTTCTCAGGCCCCGTCAAAAGCGTGTATCCTCAGACTTTCACTGAACTGAACCAG GCCTTTGGTTTTGCGCTGTACAGAACCACTCTGCCTGTTAACTGCAGCACACCCACTCCGCTGTCATCTCCACTGAACGGCGTCCATGACAGAGCGTATGTGTCAGTGGACGGG GTGCCTGTGGGGATTCTTGAAAGGAACAAAGCCATAACTGTCAATGTGACTGGGAAAGCTGGCAGTCAGGTGGACATACTGGTGGAGAATATGGGCCGAATCAACTACGGAAAAGAAATCAACGACTTCAAG GGCCTGGTGTCCAACCTGACTCTGGGAAAAGACACGCTCACCGGCTGGACCATGTACAGCCTCAGCATCGACGAAGCGGTCAGCCAGGGCCTTCTCGGTGAAACGAAACCAACAGACCCACCTCAGCCCGCTGCTCACGCCTTACCAGCCTTCTACAAGGGAAGCTTCATCATTCCTGACGGCATCCCAGACCTCCCCCAGGACACGTACATCAAACTGCCCAAATGGAAGAAG gggcAAGTTTGGATTAACAGCTTCAACTTGGGGCGTTACTGGCCAACTCGAGGCCCTCAGGTGACACTCTTTGTCCCCGCCAACATCCTCAGCACAGCTGCACCCAACAATGTGACCATCCTGGAGCTGGAGGAGGCTCCCTGCAGCTCAGGACTTTGTAGTGTGGAGTTTACTGACACCCCCATCCTGAATGCAACAGTCCATTCAGGCTACAAATGGCACAGGAGGCTCTTCGCTAAAGACGATTTGCTGTGA